A part of Rhopalosiphum maidis isolate BTI-1 chromosome 3, ASM367621v3, whole genome shotgun sequence genomic DNA contains:
- the LOC113557991 gene encoding SCAN domain-containing protein 3-like — MERWLNLKRKNSDVDDEKTPCTSKEKSTKLRKYDSYYLSMGFTSNGSEEEPKPQCVTKCVGVSTDGARAMSGKFTGLIARIRNIIPSVTWHHCCIHHEAIVSKKIPIHLRTVLDDAVKIVNFIKAKSLNSRIFEQLCKDMASEHYQLLLHSEIRWLSRGTHITIFKVEDKIEAMIKKLELWSLRLSKKNYDPFPNIKNFIESTEEELSDKDSKYFIQHMGDMQRNFRDYFPVPDISRNWIRQPFEIDIHQINGLTSLEEDSLVEMSTDTSLKMQFNQKSLEHFWLHVRKDYPQLLSKALKVLIPFPTTYLCEKAFSALVYIKNKFRNRIENVESELRLKLSSIEPDVQKLVTEMQHQPSH; from the exons atggaACGttggttaaatttaaaaaggaaGAATTCTGACGTTGATGATGAAAAAACTCCGTGTACGAGTAAAGAAAAGTCAACAAAACTTCGTaagtatgatagttattatttatcaatgggTTTCACGTCCAACGGATCTGAAGAAGAACCAAAACCTCAATGTGTG ACTAAATGTGTAGGAGTTAGTACAGATGGTGCTCGAGCAATGTCAGGAAAATTTACTGGATTAATTGCACGGATTAGAAATATCATACCATCAGTCACATGGCATCATTGTTGCATTCATCACGAAGCCATAGTTTccaaaaaaataccaatacaTTTGAGAACAGTTTTGGACGATGCTGTAAAAATTGTGAACTTTATAAAAgcaaaatcattgaattcaagaATTTTCGAACAACTTTGCAAAGACATGGCTAGTGAACATTATCAACTTCTGTTGCATTCTGAAATTCGTTGGTTATCTCGAG GAacacatattacaattttcaaagttGAAGATAAGATTGAAGCGATGATTAAAAAGTTGGAACTGTGGAGTCTTCGGCTGTCAAAGAAGAATTACGATCCATTtccaaatatcaaaaattttattgaatcaaCTGAAGAAGAATTGTCAGATAAAGattctaaatatttcatacaacACATGGGTGATATGCAACGTAACTTTCGTGATTACTTTCCTGTTCCAGATATAAGTAGAAATTGGATTCGACAACCTTTTGAAATTGATATTCATCAAATAAATGGACTGACATCATTGGAAGAAGATAGCCTTGTAGAAATGTCTACAGATACTAGTTTAAAAATGCAGTTCAATCAAAAGTCATTAGAACATTTTTGGTTGCATGTTCGAAAGGATTATCCACAATTATTGAGTAAAGCTCTGAAAGTTTTGATTCCATTTCCCACAACTTATTTATGTGAAAAAGCATTCTCCGCCCTCgtttatattaagaataagTTTCGAAACCGAATAGAAAACGTAGAATCTGAACTACGATTAAAGCTTTCGAGTATTGAGCCCGATGTTCAAAAACTCGTAACTGAAATGCAACATCAACCATCGCATTAa
- the LOC113557990 gene encoding uncharacterized protein LOC113557990: protein MVKIQFTVKNASIQKYTLLSTVICLVMTFMNMMNRIHYVGAIYAIGAILMGITNHIHNSLSITGIGCILDIFNLFFRNYNSNWAPVRYFQFLKNILVIVYELMYMTMLHCYWQYTEATKIQPQTSWLKNQTILPFKLGQFGAGALTPSVSVPRSIQTTEPDAAMSSTTLKQETNVAVQNSNVETPELNEVTEPSQPLTKLNVTMPEANVASEPSAAIELKTPDSIETTELSAAVSKPTVSSTEPNEEALNSIEQTLDVIETKEPDENFTEHTDALVDLIAPLQESNSVTLDPNSQTQKSIVAMESKQISEPDKKAPKENVISTEHDKNASEDNVTLTKPSATLQEQSVSIPDPNGEKL from the exons atggtTAAGATTCAGTTTACTGTTAAAAATGCTTCTATTCAAAAATACACTCTGCTTTCAACAGTGATTTGTTTG GTGATGACATTTATGAACATGATGAATCGAATTCACTACGTTGGAGCCATTTACGCCATTGGAGCAATATTAATG ggAATAACCAATCACATCCATAACTCATTAAGCATAACAGGAATTGGATGTATTTTGGAcatatttaatctttttttccgTAACTATAA ttCGAATTGGGCTCCAGTcagatattttcaatttttaaaaaatattcttg TTATCGTGTACGAATTAATGTACATGACGATGTTGCATTGCTATTGGCAGTACACTGAAGCAACTAAAATTCAACCACAAACATCATGGTTAAAAAACCAAACGATATTACCCTTCAAACTAGGACAATTCGGAGCAGGGGCACTAACTCCTAGTGTTTCAGTTCCGCGTTCTATTCAAACGACGGAACCTGATGCAGCTATGAGTTCTACTACACTAAAGCAAGAAACAAATGTAGCAGTTCAAAACTCTAATGTAGAAACACCAGAACTTAATGAAGTGACAGAACCTAGCCAACCACTAACTAAACTTAATGTAACAATGCCGGAAGCAAATGTAGCGTCAGAACCTAGTGCAGCGATAGAACTGA AAACACCAGATTCCATTGAAACGACAGAACTGAGTGCAGCAGTATCAAAACCCACGGTATCATCAACAGAACCTAATGAAGAAGCGCTCAACTCTATTGAACAAACACTAGATGTAATTGAAACAAAAGAACCTGATGAAAATTTCACAGAACATACTGACGCGTTGGTGGACCTTATTGCACCTTTACAAGAATCAAATTCAGTAACGTTAGACCCTAATTCACAAACACAGAAGTCTATTGTGGCAATGGAATCTAAGCAAATATCAGAACCCGATAAAAAAGCTCcaaaagaaaatgtaatatcgACGGAACACGATAAAAACGCTTCAGAAGATAATGTAACATTAACGAAACCAAGTGCAACATTACAGGAACAGAGTGTGTCAATTCCAGACCCAAATGGAGAAAAACTTTAA
- the LOC113557988 gene encoding general transcription factor II-I repeat domain-containing protein 2-like, with translation MFDIFAKNANDSKISTYVNDISLSRNTIMRRISCSTTNSKYFSLALDESCDITDNPQLSIFIRSVNSKFEVTEELLGLEVLETSTKGTDIFNKLKCCVETLLLKSDDLIWSKLESVCTDGAPCMIGKNIGCVTLLEEFLNRNLNKYHCIIHLEALCVKILKFNHVLKPVSLCINKIKARPLNHRLFRTLFEDAINESGELLLFCEVRWLAKGKALERFWSLKDEVIEFIEKNNEFPDECEVLKDKNWLINLAFLTDILGHLNILNKRLQGKGNLFLTLVGSINSFMSRLRLFESNLGMENLDHFVRLKSIISTDRYSIDDF, from the coding sequence atgtttgatatttttgcaaaaaatgCAAATGATTCAAAAATTTCTACGTACGTAAATGACATTTCTTTATCACGTAATACAATTATGAGAAGAATTTCATGTAGTACCactaattctaaatatttttctcttgCGCTTGATGAAAGCTGTGATATTACGGACAATCCgcaattaagtatatttattcgaAGTGTGAATTCTAAGTTTGAAGTGACGGAAGAACTTTTAGGACTTGAAGTACTCGAAACATCGACAAAAGGtacagatatatttaataaactaaaatgttgTGTTGAAACTTTGTTGTTAAAAAGTGACGATTTAATCTGGTCAAAACTTGAAAGTGTATGCACAGACGGTGCTCCATGTAtgataggtaaaaatattggttGTGTAACACTACTAGAGGAGTTTttgaatagaaatttaaataaatatcactgTATTATACACCTAGAAGCCTTATgcgtcaaaattttaaaatttaatcatgtaTTAAAACCAGTATCTctatgtataaacaaaataaaagctCGGCCTTTAAATCATCGATTATTCAGAACTCTATTTGAAGACGCCATTAACGAATCTGgtgaactattattattttgtgaagtAAGATGGCTTGCAAAAGGAAAAGCATTAGAAAGATTTTGGAGTCTAAAAGACgaagttattgaatttatagaaaaaaataatgaatttcctGATGAATGTGAAGTACTGAAAGATAAAAATTGGTTAATAAACCTTGCATTTTTAACTGATATTCTTggacatttaaatattctcaaTAAACGACTCCAAGGTAAaggaaatttatttctaacCCTTGTAGGTTCTATAAATTCTTTCATGTCTCGACTTCGTCTTTTCGAAAGTAATTTAGGAATGGAAAATTTAGATCACTTTGTACggttaaaatctattatatctACCGACAGATATTCCATtgacgatttttaa
- the LOC113557987 gene encoding uncharacterized protein LOC113557987 produces the protein MASNKPGTSGLGVKRSYKDDISLRIFNTEWIEKFLCIEGKKSKPTCLVCNSVIAVPKKFNVQRHYNNHNDIIEKYPEGSVKRTEYIKKNTNSLLTQQSIFTKQSNEKKDMVLTFYEIAFLLAKCGKPYSDGEII, from the coding sequence ATGGCATCTAATAAACCAGGAACTTCAGGTTTAGGCGTAAAACGAAGTTATAAAGATGACATTTCTTTGcgaatttttaatacagaatggatagaaaaatttttatgtatagaagGGAAAAAATCTAAACCGACATGTTTAGTATGTAACTCTGTAATTGCAGTTccaaaaaaattcaatgttcAACGGCACTATAATAatcacaatgatattattgaaaaatatcccGAGGGTTCTGTAAAGAGGacggaatatattaaaaagaatactAATTCATTGTTAACTCAGCAAtcaatttttactaaacaatcaaatgaaaaaaaagacaTGGTGTTAACGTTTTATGAAATCGCATTTTTGCTAGCCAAGTGTGGAAAACCTTATTCTGATGgcgaaatcatttaa